One window from the genome of Verrucomicrobiia bacterium encodes:
- a CDS encoding RNA polymerase sigma factor, with protein sequence MSMTATPAVLPPTPDPEAIAAIRSGDAERYRELIERYERRAYAIAWSRLGDPSLAEEATQEAFIRAYQHLDWLRDPARFGAWLLRMVRGIAINLGLRHRRELRRRERWALDQPAAAPGPECTADDVPVTAQTLREALSDLPSAHRECLVLHYLEGRSVSEAAALIGVSEGAFKVRLHRARAALRRHLEAQLRHSLERLEPRHSLAPAIMALLPVAPSTGAGAGLLAALGGGLSKLLPSPVALALLPFLPAAVGIGLAAWVGREERRNFIDPSGFRAELHRRSARSALVTTAVILAVVALAFLAPVSLLEPIRGLHLLLALGIGLSLASLRLLRINRNPAMIAQVLASLPLWIALLVHTVVRVPSEVFFAAQAVLFVAMAFGIQARPLRFDYNLFLRHWKAMLPTPTCPPHPRPLTHRQILDFGQLLGTEWLIHAYRRHRDGYTFALTPVVQSAWRLAIPVVRRDASTVTLRTDGSLEARLGLTDQIALLELKAPADTAPEPWERAVTAALQASLDRFLAGQPEAALQSLGQTPPAEVFHVPPSRSRGMRLFQAFLVGACLLTLALLVHRLWTAPRPGAPVSLPHLAAPVPSVADVRRHLESLSLERDPASRAAWRTFYSALHDGVVLPPPDWLTSAGLQRVHSNLLSSALRGAVNPHDAVDRALGHPGLHRAVAFGWIRPSDLAPHGITPESVRATVAAWPDEYRHRRLGLESLAVQGQSWRVLDTESLYWRALLLDRLDGLDLLDARAVATTLAAHQVLPKRQRPDDRRPDLDAARWNGLFATHGWNPIRESFHALALLDLLQSLDAIDRNACTDGLLRFHRGAGRFAPDRSGTGIILVGDARDTHYALESLRRLNALDRVTDLADWVFRPRWTSHRDPHAEGPPTWQEIEAVLLVEQLRARLRSDPTTPR encoded by the coding sequence ATGTCCATGACTGCAACGCCGGCGGTTCTCCCGCCCACCCCGGACCCCGAAGCCATCGCCGCCATCCGCAGCGGCGACGCCGAACGCTACCGCGAATTGATCGAGCGCTACGAACGCCGCGCCTACGCCATCGCCTGGTCCCGCCTCGGCGATCCCTCCCTCGCCGAGGAAGCCACCCAGGAGGCCTTCATCCGCGCCTACCAACACCTCGACTGGCTCCGCGATCCCGCCCGCTTCGGCGCCTGGCTCCTCCGCATGGTCCGCGGCATCGCCATCAACCTCGGCCTCCGTCACCGACGCGAACTCCGCCGCCGCGAACGATGGGCCCTCGACCAACCCGCGGCCGCGCCCGGACCGGAATGCACTGCGGACGATGTCCCGGTGACAGCCCAGACCCTCCGCGAGGCCCTCTCCGATCTTCCATCCGCTCACCGGGAATGCCTCGTCCTCCACTACCTCGAAGGCCGCTCCGTCTCCGAGGCCGCAGCCCTCATCGGCGTCTCCGAAGGCGCCTTCAAAGTCCGCCTCCACCGCGCCCGCGCCGCCCTGCGCCGCCACCTCGAGGCCCAGCTCCGCCATTCCCTCGAACGTCTCGAACCCCGTCACAGCCTGGCCCCCGCGATCATGGCGCTCCTCCCGGTCGCGCCCTCCACCGGCGCCGGCGCGGGCCTGCTCGCCGCCCTCGGGGGCGGCCTGTCCAAACTCCTGCCCTCCCCGGTCGCCCTCGCCCTCCTTCCCTTCCTGCCTGCCGCGGTTGGCATCGGCCTCGCCGCCTGGGTGGGCCGCGAGGAACGCCGCAACTTCATCGACCCCTCCGGCTTCCGGGCGGAACTCCACCGCCGCTCGGCCCGGTCGGCCCTCGTCACCACCGCGGTGATCCTGGCCGTCGTCGCCCTCGCCTTCCTGGCACCCGTCTCGCTCCTGGAACCCATCCGCGGCCTGCACCTCCTGCTGGCGCTCGGCATCGGGCTCTCGCTGGCCAGCCTGCGCCTCCTGCGCATCAACCGAAACCCGGCCATGATCGCCCAGGTGCTGGCCAGCCTTCCCCTCTGGATTGCCCTGCTGGTCCATACGGTGGTCCGGGTCCCTTCCGAGGTGTTCTTCGCCGCCCAGGCGGTGCTCTTTGTCGCCATGGCCTTCGGCATCCAGGCCCGGCCCCTGCGCTTCGACTACAACCTCTTCCTCCGGCATTGGAAAGCCATGCTCCCCACCCCAACCTGCCCTCCCCATCCCCGGCCCCTGACGCACCGCCAGATTCTGGATTTCGGACAGCTCCTCGGCACCGAATGGCTGATCCACGCCTATCGCCGCCACCGTGATGGCTACACCTTCGCCCTGACCCCCGTCGTGCAATCGGCCTGGCGCCTCGCCATCCCTGTGGTCCGTCGCGACGCCTCGACGGTCACCCTCCGGACCGACGGTTCCCTGGAAGCCCGCCTGGGCCTCACCGATCAGATCGCCCTCCTCGAACTCAAGGCGCCCGCCGACACCGCGCCCGAACCCTGGGAACGAGCCGTCACCGCCGCCCTTCAAGCCAGCCTCGACCGGTTCCTCGCCGGCCAACCCGAAGCCGCCCTTCAATCCCTGGGCCAGACGCCGCCCGCCGAGGTGTTCCATGTCCCGCCCTCCCGCTCCCGCGGCATGCGCCTCTTCCAGGCATTCCTCGTGGGCGCCTGCCTCCTGACCCTGGCGCTGCTGGTCCATCGCCTCTGGACCGCACCCCGCCCCGGCGCTCCCGTCTCCCTGCCCCATCTGGCGGCCCCAGTCCCCTCCGTCGCCGACGTCCGAAGGCACCTCGAGTCCCTCTCCCTCGAACGGGATCCCGCCTCCCGCGCCGCCTGGCGCACGTTCTACTCGGCGCTCCACGACGGCGTCGTCCTGCCACCCCCAGACTGGCTGACGTCGGCCGGACTCCAACGCGTCCACAGCAACCTCCTGTCCAGCGCGCTCCGCGGAGCGGTGAACCCCCACGACGCGGTCGATCGCGCCCTCGGACACCCGGGACTCCACCGGGCAGTGGCCTTCGGCTGGATCCGCCCCTCGGACCTCGCCCCTCACGGCATCACGCCCGAATCGGTGCGGGCCACGGTCGCCGCCTGGCCGGACGAATACCGGCACCGGCGGCTGGGCCTCGAGAGTCTCGCCGTTCAGGGCCAATCCTGGCGGGTCCTCGACACCGAATCCTTGTACTGGCGTGCGCTCCTCCTTGACCGGCTCGACGGCCTCGATCTGCTGGACGCCCGTGCGGTCGCCACGACCCTGGCGGCGCACCAGGTTCTGCCGAAGCGCCAACGCCCGGACGATCGCCGCCCCGATCTCGATGCAGCACGCTGGAACGGCCTGTTCGCCACCCACGGCTGGAACCCCATCCGCGAATCCTTTCATGCCCTTGCCCTCCTCGACCTCCTTCAATCCCTCGACGCCATCGACCGCAATGCCTGCACGGACGGCCTCCTGCGGTTCCATCGTGGTGCGGGACGGTTCGCCCCCGATCGATCAGGCACCGGAATCATCCTCGTGGGCGACGCCCGCGACACCCATTACGCCCTCGAATCCCTGCGCCGCCTCAATGCCCTCGACCGCGTGACGGATCTCGCGGACTGGGTCTTCCGCCCGCGCTGGACCTCCCACCGCGACCCCCACGCCGAAGGCCCGCCGACCTGGCAGGAAATCGAGGCTGTCCTCCTCGTGGAACAGCTCCGCGCCCGGCTGCGCTCCGATCCCACGACTCCCCGCTGA
- a CDS encoding glycoside hydrolase family 88 protein: MPLRIDSKLAPRHLVPAIERLFELSAAKIRAIEKAWRPEDGTPVFTVGGRYTTRGWTEWTQGFQFGSALLQFDATGDIDFLEIGRRGTVERMASHVSHTGVHDHGFNNVSTYGNLLRLDREGRLDANPREREFHELALKISGAVQAARWTRLADGTGFIHSFNGPHSLFVDTVRSLRVLAVAHRLGHVLMGEQDARISLLRRLVEHGANTARYSVYYGEGRDAYDVWGRTAHEAVFNTASGVFRCPNSQQGYSPFSTWTRGLAWALCGFAEQLEFLETVAGPELDEAGAGLPWDRLAPGGLARDASGTMAVCGLFLRAAVATAEFYLAHCCADGVPLWDTGAPNAHRLGNYLAKPSDPFNPWEPVDSSAAAIAAQGFFRLGRYLAAGARRPTSGRLSAAAESARRDLAGQSARYTQAGLTIARTLLQEPYLSTRRNHQGLLLHSVYHRPNGWDAIPRGQKVPNGESSMWGDYHLRELALLLLREAREKPYLTFFGGCP; the protein is encoded by the coding sequence ATGCCGCTCCGCATCGACTCCAAGCTCGCGCCCCGCCACCTCGTCCCCGCCATCGAGCGCCTCTTCGAACTCTCGGCCGCCAAGATCCGTGCCATCGAAAAGGCATGGCGCCCGGAAGACGGCACCCCGGTCTTCACCGTGGGCGGACGCTACACCACCCGCGGCTGGACCGAGTGGACCCAGGGATTCCAGTTCGGTTCCGCCCTCCTCCAGTTCGATGCCACCGGTGACATCGACTTCCTCGAGATCGGCCGCCGCGGAACCGTCGAGCGCATGGCCAGCCATGTCTCCCACACCGGCGTCCATGACCACGGCTTCAACAACGTCTCCACCTACGGCAACCTCCTCCGGCTCGACCGCGAAGGCCGTCTCGATGCCAACCCCCGCGAACGCGAGTTCCACGAACTCGCCCTCAAAATCAGCGGCGCCGTCCAGGCCGCCCGTTGGACCCGGCTCGCCGACGGCACCGGCTTCATCCATTCCTTCAACGGACCCCATTCCCTCTTCGTCGATACCGTCCGCTCCCTCCGCGTGCTGGCCGTCGCCCATCGCCTCGGGCACGTCCTCATGGGCGAACAGGACGCCCGCATCTCCCTCCTGCGCCGCCTCGTCGAGCACGGCGCCAACACCGCCCGCTACAGCGTCTACTACGGCGAAGGCCGCGACGCCTACGACGTCTGGGGCCGCACCGCCCACGAGGCCGTCTTCAACACCGCCAGCGGCGTCTTTCGCTGTCCCAATTCCCAGCAGGGTTACTCCCCCTTCTCCACCTGGACCCGCGGCCTCGCCTGGGCCCTCTGCGGCTTCGCCGAGCAGCTCGAGTTCCTCGAAACCGTCGCCGGCCCCGAACTCGACGAAGCCGGTGCCGGCCTCCCCTGGGATCGCCTCGCCCCCGGCGGCCTCGCCAGGGACGCCTCCGGCACCATGGCTGTCTGCGGCCTCTTCCTTCGCGCCGCCGTCGCCACCGCCGAATTCTATCTCGCCCACTGCTGCGCCGACGGCGTCCCCCTCTGGGACACAGGTGCCCCCAACGCCCATCGCCTCGGCAATTACCTCGCCAAACCCTCCGACCCCTTCAACCCTTGGGAACCTGTGGACAGCTCCGCCGCCGCCATCGCCGCCCAGGGATTCTTCCGCCTCGGACGTTACCTCGCCGCGGGCGCCCGGCGTCCCACCTCGGGTCGTCTCAGCGCCGCCGCCGAATCCGCGCGGCGCGACCTTGCCGGCCAGTCCGCGCGCTACACCCAGGCCGGACTGACCATCGCCAGGACCCTGCTCCAGGAACCCTACCTCTCGACCCGCCGCAATCATCAGGGCCTCCTTCTCCATTCCGTGTACCACCGCCCCAACGGCTGGGACGCCATCCCCCGTGGCCAGAAAGTCCCCAACGGCGAAAGCTCGATGTGGGGCGACTACCACCTCCGCGA